The following coding sequences are from one Phycisphaeraceae bacterium window:
- a CDS encoding GNAT family N-acetyltransferase, with protein MIEIRPYLDSDREPLRAIFNHIVDRGDAFVYDAPLSASDFAGYLAAFTAAYVAVHDGRVVGGYVLRPNQPGRGSHTANAAYMVAPDSRGLGLGRRLGEHSLAEARRLGFAAMQFNAVVGTNTHAVALWQGLGFTIIGTLPRAFRHADGRLVDLHVMHRDL; from the coding sequence ATGATCGAGATCCGCCCTTATCTCGACTCCGATCGTGAGCCGCTGCGGGCGATCTTCAACCACATCGTCGATCGCGGCGACGCGTTTGTCTACGACGCGCCGCTCTCCGCATCCGACTTTGCGGGCTATCTCGCCGCGTTCACGGCTGCGTACGTCGCCGTGCACGACGGCCGCGTGGTCGGCGGCTATGTGCTGCGGCCGAACCAGCCCGGCCGCGGCTCGCACACCGCCAACGCCGCGTACATGGTCGCTCCCGACTCGCGTGGGCTCGGCCTGGGCCGGCGCCTGGGGGAGCACTCGCTGGCGGAAGCCCGGCGCCTCGGCTTTGCCGCGATGCAGTTCAACGCGGTGGTCGGTACCAACACGCATGCCGTGGCGCTCTGGCAGGGGCTGGGTTTCACGATCATCGGCACGCTGCCGCGCGCGTTCCGGCACGCCGACGGCCGGCTGGTGGACCTGCACGTGATGCACCGGGACCTGTGA